In the Bifidobacterium catenulatum PV20-2 genome, one interval contains:
- a CDS encoding ABC transporter ATP-binding protein: MLRIVRYLSKAEIVQMLIALVSIVGQIWFDLTLPDYMADITQLVETPGSEMSDIWIAGGKMLLVSLGSVACAVVTGFIAARVGASFSQRLRSLEFKKVESFGPAEMNRFSTASLITRSTNDITQIQMFVTMGLMMLIKAPIMAVWAVCKIANKGLEWTFATGIAVAVLLAVISVIMSFVMPKFKAMQRLTDNINLVARENLTGLRVVRAYNAEEYQEDKFTEANKELTETQLFANRSMAIMMPLMNTVMNGLMLAVYWIGAYLIDAAEALDKLTTFSNMVVFSSYSIQVIMSFLLLSMVFVLWPRADVSAQRVLEVIDTDPMVADGVKTAGKPGVEGEIEFRNVSFAYPDSRQAMLEGVNFTAKKGETVAFIGSTGSGKSSLINLVPRFYDATQGEVLVDGVNVRDYTLKALRDKIGYVPQQSFLFKGTIASNVAYGDTERNDADVKTACEVAQATEFIDKKDKKYDSGIAQGGSNVSGGQKQRLSIARAVYRHPEILIFDDSFSALDFKTDRAVRDALEREAKDSTKLIVAQRIGTIMNADRIIVLDDGKVVGQGTHHELLDNCEVYRQIAESQLSEDELNR, encoded by the coding sequence ATGCTTCGCATTGTGCGATACCTCTCCAAAGCGGAGATAGTCCAGATGCTCATTGCACTGGTCAGCATCGTCGGTCAGATCTGGTTCGATCTGACGCTACCGGATTACATGGCCGACATCACGCAGCTCGTGGAAACGCCGGGCAGTGAAATGAGTGATATCTGGATAGCGGGCGGCAAAATGCTGCTCGTCTCGCTCGGATCGGTGGCGTGCGCGGTCGTCACCGGCTTCATCGCCGCGCGCGTCGGCGCGTCATTCAGCCAACGTCTGCGCTCGCTCGAATTCAAGAAGGTGGAAAGCTTCGGACCGGCGGAAATGAACCGTTTCTCCACCGCATCGCTCATCACCCGCTCCACGAACGACATCACGCAGATCCAGATGTTCGTGACCATGGGGCTGATGATGCTGATCAAAGCGCCGATCATGGCCGTGTGGGCCGTGTGCAAAATCGCGAACAAAGGCCTTGAATGGACGTTCGCCACTGGCATCGCAGTAGCCGTGCTGCTGGCGGTGATCAGCGTGATCATGAGCTTTGTCATGCCGAAGTTCAAGGCCATGCAGCGCCTGACCGACAATATCAACCTCGTGGCGCGCGAGAACCTCACTGGCCTGCGCGTGGTGCGCGCATACAACGCCGAGGAGTACCAGGAAGACAAGTTCACCGAGGCCAACAAGGAACTTACCGAGACCCAGCTGTTCGCCAACCGCTCCATGGCCATCATGATGCCGTTGATGAACACCGTCATGAACGGTCTGATGCTGGCCGTCTACTGGATCGGCGCCTACCTCATCGACGCCGCCGAAGCGCTCGACAAGCTCACCACCTTCTCCAACATGGTGGTGTTCTCCAGCTACTCCATCCAGGTGATCATGAGCTTCCTGCTGCTGAGCATGGTGTTCGTGCTCTGGCCGCGCGCCGACGTGTCCGCGCAGCGCGTGCTCGAAGTCATCGACACCGATCCGATGGTCGCCGACGGTGTGAAGACCGCCGGCAAGCCTGGCGTGGAAGGCGAAATCGAATTCCGCAACGTGAGCTTCGCCTACCCCGATTCTCGTCAAGCAATGTTGGAAGGCGTCAATTTCACAGCCAAGAAGGGCGAAACGGTCGCGTTCATCGGCTCCACAGGCTCCGGAAAATCATCTCTCATCAACCTCGTGCCGCGCTTCTACGATGCCACGCAAGGCGAGGTTCTCGTCGACGGCGTTAACGTGCGCGACTACACGCTCAAGGCGTTGCGTGACAAGATCGGCTATGTGCCGCAGCAGTCGTTCCTGTTCAAGGGCACGATTGCCAGCAATGTCGCGTACGGAGATACGGAACGCAACGATGCCGACGTGAAGACGGCATGTGAAGTCGCACAGGCCACGGAATTCATCGACAAGAAAGACAAGAAATACGATTCCGGCATTGCGCAAGGTGGCTCCAACGTGTCGGGCGGGCAGAAACAGCGCCTGTCGATCGCACGTGCCGTTTACCGTCATCCGGAAATCCTGATTTTCGACGACTCCTTCTCCGCGCTTGATTTCAAGACCGATCGCGCCGTACGCGACGCGCTCGAACGGGAAGCGAAGGATTCCACGAAACTCATCGTCGCGCAGCGCATCGGCACCATTATGAACGCCGACCGCATCATCGTGCTCGACGACGGCAAAGTCGTTGGCCAAGGTACGCACCACGAACTGCTCGACAACTGCGAAGTGTACCGGCAGATCGCCGAGTCGCAGTTGAGCGAAGACGAGTTGAATCGCTGA
- the thiF gene encoding sulfur carrier protein ThiS adenylyltransferase ThiF: MTFEPSASQAQIDARQHAFDNQPDPTTLVSREEIRAALLDRHTAATQDKLDAAHVAICGCGGLGSTIAVALTRIGVGHLHLIDFDRVDMTNLNRQQYFLKDLGQYKTEALRSNLRQINPFIDITIDTVKVTDENVPALFDNEDIICEAFDVPENKTMLVNAVLENLPNKKLVSASGMAGFRSSNLVNTRRVSKNFYFCGDGETAPVPGAGLMAPRVGVVACHEANMITRLILGEEDA; encoded by the coding sequence ATGACTTTTGAACCATCCGCATCGCAGGCACAGATCGACGCCCGCCAGCACGCTTTCGACAACCAGCCCGACCCGACCACGCTCGTCAGCCGCGAAGAAATCCGTGCGGCCCTACTCGACCGCCATACCGCAGCCACGCAAGACAAGCTCGACGCGGCGCACGTGGCCATTTGCGGCTGCGGCGGCCTCGGATCGACGATTGCAGTGGCGTTGACCCGCATTGGCGTCGGTCACCTGCATTTGATTGATTTTGATCGCGTGGATATGACGAATCTGAATCGTCAGCAGTATTTTTTGAAGGATCTTGGGCAGTACAAGACGGAAGCATTACGCAGTAACTTGCGTCAGATCAATCCTTTTATCGATATCACCATTGATACCGTGAAAGTGACCGACGAGAACGTGCCGGCGCTATTCGACAATGAGGATATTATTTGCGAAGCGTTCGACGTGCCGGAAAACAAGACGATGCTGGTGAATGCCGTGCTTGAGAATCTGCCGAATAAGAAGCTGGTGAGCGCTTCTGGAATGGCGGGATTCCGCAGTTCCAATTTGGTGAATACTCGTCGCGTTTCGAAGAATTTCTACTTCTGCGGCGACGGCGAAACCGCTCCGGTGCCGGGCGCTGGTCTGATGGCACCGCGCGTGGGTGTGGTCGCCTGCCATGAAGCCAATATGATCACTCGCTTGATTCTCGGCGAAGAAGACGCCTGA
- a CDS encoding aldo/keto reductase, giving the protein MMMNSELAGFTIPRLGMGTMALAIEGRPDRDTAIRTIHAGLDAGVRYLDTAWSYYLPSEPGTGTAEDLGYGEKLVRDALASWNGSRDEVLVATKTGYRRTCEAIAATDGTHAVGADESRPQSQRLQAEGSRYGWIADSRPETMIRDAKESALHLGVDTLDLLYSHGPDPAVPYEDQCGALKQLLDEGVIKYAGISRVNNEQIDLARSIIGSGLVAVQNQFSPSHPDPEHTMEHCAELGLAFVCWSPLGGFLDTFDQSAYDPFRTVAAQRGCSYQRVVLAWELTRYERLFTIPSARNPQEINDSFAATQLQLTQEELAILPC; this is encoded by the coding sequence ATGATGATGAACAGCGAATTGGCAGGATTTACGATTCCTCGGCTTGGCATGGGAACAATGGCTTTGGCGATTGAGGGGCGCCCGGATCGTGATACTGCGATTCGTACGATTCATGCCGGTTTGGACGCGGGTGTTCGCTATTTGGACACGGCTTGGTCATATTATCTGCCGAGCGAGCCTGGCACCGGCACTGCGGAAGATTTGGGGTACGGCGAAAAGTTGGTGCGTGATGCGCTCGCTTCGTGGAATGGCTCCAGAGATGAAGTGCTCGTCGCCACCAAAACCGGCTATCGCCGTACTTGCGAGGCCATCGCGGCCACTGATGGCACGCATGCGGTGGGTGCTGATGAGAGTCGCCCGCAAAGTCAGCGTTTGCAGGCCGAAGGCAGCCGTTACGGTTGGATTGCCGACTCCCGCCCCGAAACCATGATTCGTGACGCCAAGGAATCCGCACTGCACTTGGGCGTCGATACGCTCGACCTGTTGTATTCGCATGGCCCCGACCCCGCGGTGCCTTACGAAGACCAATGCGGCGCGTTGAAACAGCTGCTCGACGAAGGCGTGATCAAATATGCGGGCATTTCCCGTGTGAATAACGAGCAGATCGACCTTGCGCGCAGCATTATCGGCAGCGGATTGGTCGCCGTGCAAAACCAGTTCTCGCCGTCGCATCCCGATCCGGAACATACGATGGAGCATTGCGCCGAATTGGGACTCGCGTTCGTCTGCTGGTCGCCGCTCGGTGGATTTCTCGATACGTTCGATCAGAGCGCGTACGATCCGTTCCGCACGGTTGCCGCGCAACGTGGTTGCTCCTACCAGCGTGTGGTGCTGGCGTGGGAATTGACCCGTTACGAACGTCTGTTCACCATTCCCAGCGCTCGCAATCCGCAGGAAATCAACGATTCCTTCGCTGCGACGCAACTTCAGCTCACTCAAGAAGAACTCGCGATTCTTCCTTGCTGA
- a CDS encoding MarR family winged helix-turn-helix transcriptional regulator has protein sequence MGFEQESFDKLMKAVRGKKSQMRQAISRDSKGEPFIIRELEFKGAQTPSQLASALKVTSGRISTLLSALEKKGLVEREVDPNDRRIVHVNLTEQGRAKAKQQREDMRDAVCWVFSQMGERRTREFVDLTEEFATYVTICIPGQPRPTAEEVKQAFAKAESEDPA, from the coding sequence GTGGGCTTCGAGCAGGAGTCGTTTGACAAGCTGATGAAGGCGGTCCGGGGCAAGAAGTCTCAGATGCGGCAGGCGATATCGCGTGATTCCAAGGGCGAGCCATTCATTATTCGTGAGCTTGAGTTTAAAGGCGCGCAAACGCCGTCGCAATTGGCATCTGCGTTGAAGGTCACGTCGGGCAGGATCTCCACACTATTGTCTGCGTTGGAAAAGAAGGGCTTGGTGGAGCGAGAGGTCGATCCCAACGACCGCCGAATCGTGCATGTGAATCTCACCGAGCAGGGGCGGGCGAAGGCCAAGCAGCAGCGCGAGGATATGCGCGACGCCGTCTGCTGGGTCTTTTCGCAGATGGGGGAGCGTCGCACGCGCGAATTCGTGGATCTTACCGAGGAATTTGCCACATACGTGACCATCTGCATCCCCGGACAGCCTCGCCCCACCGCCGAAGAAGTAAAGCAAGCCTTCGCAAAAGCCGAATCTGAAGATCCTGCGTAG
- the thiS gene encoding sulfur carrier protein ThiS, translated as MIINGKEENIATPVTVAELIESKGLRTDRVAVELNGEIVPRTQRAQTQLKGTDTLEIVTFVQGG; from the coding sequence ATGATCATCAACGGTAAGGAAGAGAACATCGCCACGCCGGTCACCGTGGCCGAACTCATCGAAAGCAAGGGCCTGCGCACCGACCGTGTGGCTGTGGAGCTCAACGGTGAGATCGTGCCTCGCACCCAGCGCGCGCAGACGCAGCTCAAGGGCACCGATACGCTGGAAATCGTCACGTTCGTGCAGGGCGGCTGA
- a CDS encoding ABC transporter ATP-binding protein: MARGPMGRSRGPVEKPKDFGGVMSKLAKFCRHYIPVMIFALILGAAGTICQIVGPDKLKDMTNEITKGLPAMVHGRPVMHSIDMDAVSHIAWLLVALYVGYALLSYLQSWLMANVTQRTAQELREAISKKINRLPLKYFDKVSYGDVLSRITNDVDAIGQTLGQSVGSLITSITLFVGALIMMFYNNVIMTLCAIGSALLGLVVMGVIMVASQKYFTRQQIALGDVNGHVEEMYTGHTVVKAYCGEEDSIEQFEKYNDDLYVSGWKSQFLSGLMMPLMNFIGNFGYVVVCVVGAVLAMDGKIEFGVIVAFMMYIRLFTQPLSQFAQAFQNLQRCAAASERVFGFLEEPELADESGKKALLGVGVDGKPQPVRGDVEFSHVQFGYDPDKTIIHDFSASVKAGQKVAIVGPTGAGKTTMVNLLMRFYEISGGTISIDGVDTKSVPRWNVHDQFSMVLQDTWVFCGTVRENIAYSKPGVTDEQIVAACKAVGLHRYIMSLPNGYDTVLDDKASLSQGQKQLLTIARAMVEDAPILILDEATSSVDTRTEELIQKAMDALTVGRTSFVIAHRLSTIRDADMILVMNGGDIVERGTHEELLAKNGFYADIYNSQFTLID; this comes from the coding sequence ATGGCAAGAGGACCAATGGGACGCTCTCGCGGACCCGTGGAAAAACCGAAGGATTTCGGCGGTGTGATGAGCAAACTGGCGAAATTCTGCCGTCACTACATTCCTGTGATGATTTTCGCCCTGATTCTGGGTGCGGCCGGCACGATCTGCCAGATTGTCGGACCGGACAAGCTCAAAGACATGACCAACGAGATCACGAAGGGGCTGCCTGCCATGGTGCATGGCAGGCCGGTCATGCACTCGATCGATATGGATGCCGTCTCGCACATCGCATGGCTGCTTGTCGCGCTGTATGTTGGGTACGCGCTGCTGAGCTACCTGCAGAGCTGGCTGATGGCCAACGTTACGCAGCGCACCGCGCAGGAGCTGCGTGAGGCGATCAGCAAGAAGATTAATCGCCTGCCGCTCAAATATTTCGACAAGGTCAGCTACGGCGATGTGCTCAGCCGCATCACCAACGATGTGGACGCGATCGGCCAGACGCTCGGCCAGTCGGTCGGATCGCTGATCACTTCGATCACGCTGTTCGTCGGCGCGCTCATCATGATGTTCTACAACAACGTGATCATGACGCTGTGCGCCATCGGTTCCGCGTTGCTTGGCCTGGTGGTCATGGGCGTGATCATGGTCGCCTCGCAGAAGTACTTCACCCGACAGCAGATCGCGTTGGGAGATGTGAACGGGCACGTTGAGGAAATGTACACCGGCCACACCGTGGTCAAGGCGTACTGCGGCGAAGAGGACTCCATCGAACAGTTCGAGAAATACAACGATGATCTGTACGTCTCCGGCTGGAAGAGCCAGTTCCTCTCCGGCCTGATGATGCCGCTCATGAACTTCATCGGCAACTTTGGTTACGTGGTCGTGTGCGTGGTCGGCGCGGTGTTGGCCATGGACGGCAAAATCGAATTTGGCGTGATCGTGGCGTTCATGATGTACATTCGCCTGTTCACGCAACCGCTTTCCCAGTTCGCACAGGCGTTCCAGAACCTGCAGCGCTGCGCTGCCGCTTCCGAACGCGTCTTCGGTTTCCTGGAAGAGCCGGAACTGGCCGACGAATCCGGCAAGAAAGCACTGCTGGGTGTCGGTGTGGACGGCAAACCGCAACCGGTGCGTGGCGATGTGGAATTCAGCCACGTGCAGTTCGGCTACGACCCGGACAAGACGATCATCCACGACTTCTCTGCGTCGGTGAAGGCCGGCCAGAAGGTGGCCATCGTCGGTCCGACCGGTGCCGGCAAGACCACGATGGTCAACCTGCTGATGCGGTTCTACGAGATTTCCGGCGGCACGATTTCGATCGACGGCGTCGACACCAAGTCGGTTCCGCGTTGGAATGTGCACGACCAGTTCTCGATGGTATTGCAGGACACGTGGGTGTTCTGTGGAACGGTGCGTGAAAACATCGCATACTCGAAGCCGGGCGTTACCGACGAGCAGATTGTGGCCGCCTGCAAAGCCGTCGGTCTGCACCGCTACATCATGTCTCTGCCGAACGGCTACGACACCGTGCTCGACGACAAGGCTTCGCTTTCGCAAGGTCAGAAGCAGCTGCTGACAATCGCTCGCGCCATGGTTGAGGACGCGCCGATTCTGATTCTCGACGAGGCCACGTCCTCCGTGGATACCCGTACCGAGGAGCTGATTCAGAAGGCGATGGACGCGCTGACGGTGGGTCGCACGAGCTTTGTGATCGCGC
- a CDS encoding thiazole synthase: MSTENTITTAEKDFAAAPNATLDELVGTTTNTALLPEPDAHAYDEIATGDADPLILGGHKFTSRFILGSGRYDLNLIKATIENAGTQIVTMALRRCRTTENNLLDYIPKGITMLPNTSGARNAEEAVRIARLAREVCQTDFVKVEIEHEAKYLLPDNEETIKATKQLAKEGFVVMPYMFPDPIAAKRLEDAGAACVMPLGAMIGSNKGLRARDFIEVTIKNSNVPVIIDAGIGRPSQAAEAMEMGADAVMAYTAIASAGNIPLMARAFKKAIEAGREAYLSGLGKVTEDHAVPSSPTNEADYIG; this comes from the coding sequence ATGAGCACCGAAAACACGATCACCACCGCGGAAAAAGACTTCGCGGCGGCACCGAACGCCACGCTCGACGAGCTGGTCGGCACCACCACGAACACCGCACTGCTGCCGGAACCGGATGCGCACGCGTATGACGAAATCGCCACCGGTGACGCCGATCCGTTGATCCTCGGCGGACATAAGTTCACGAGCCGCTTCATCCTCGGTTCTGGCCGCTACGATTTGAACCTCATCAAGGCGACCATTGAGAACGCGGGCACGCAGATCGTCACCATGGCGTTGCGTCGCTGCCGTACCACCGAAAACAATCTGCTCGATTACATTCCGAAGGGCATCACCATGCTGCCGAACACATCCGGCGCACGCAATGCCGAGGAAGCGGTGCGTATTGCACGTCTCGCCCGCGAAGTGTGCCAGACGGATTTCGTGAAGGTGGAAATCGAACATGAGGCGAAGTATCTGCTGCCCGACAATGAGGAAACCATCAAAGCCACGAAACAGCTGGCAAAAGAAGGCTTCGTGGTCATGCCGTACATGTTCCCCGATCCGATTGCGGCGAAGCGTCTTGAAGACGCGGGTGCGGCTTGCGTAATGCCGCTGGGCGCGATGATCGGCTCGAATAAGGGCCTGCGTGCACGCGATTTCATTGAAGTGACTATCAAGAACTCCAATGTTCCGGTGATTATCGACGCTGGTATTGGCCGTCCGAGCCAGGCTGCGGAAGCCATGGAAATGGGCGCGGACGCGGTGATGGCATACACGGCCATTGCTTCCGCCGGCAATATTCCGCTGATGGCACGCGCTTTCAAGAAGGCGATCGAAGCGGGTCGTGAAGCGTATTTGTCTGGCTTGGGCAAAGTTACGGAAGATCATGCCGTGCCGTCCAGTCCGACGAATGAGGCCGACTACATAGGCTGA